In Diachasmimorpha longicaudata isolate KC_UGA_2023 chromosome 7, iyDiaLong2, whole genome shotgun sequence, the following proteins share a genomic window:
- the LOC135164814 gene encoding RING finger protein unkempt homolog isoform X1, producing the protein MKSDSKPLLTAQAEKANHYTYLKEFRVEQCPLFIQRKCTQHRPFTCFNWHFMNQRRRRPVRKRDRTFNYSADNYCTKYDETTGICPDGDECPFLHRTAGDTERRYHLRYYKTCMCVHDTDTRGFCVKNGPHCAFAHGNHDLRPPVYDIKEIQALENPDSDPNSSSNGPNILDKERNLMNEDPKWQDTNYVLSNYKTEPCKRPPRLCRQGYACPQYHNSKDKRRSPRKYKYRSTPCPNVKHGEEWGEPGNCEQGDACTYCHTRTEQQFHPEIYKSTKCNDVQQAGYCPRGVFCAFAHVDLLNSSHHFSNTKNSVEIGILEHCYDLADGAVVSTEEMSLARDMAVPLDCGTNLADILNSALPPDKRSMEKDKLQSDSSFPPLQNGSGEVSESASTSSLGSNSSHSKAPGAQLHNSSSNSGMNLSSQPKLSNMLYNPGSFLQISEIRKQIMTIENDPLLTKSDKAQRKQSLYIAYGLNGSLGNHSLTSTVSPLSTNSFYPNDTVESVVGNALDELHLDDPLNLVDSIHRDSNSPISNSISAGLASSGLLGSSAPVNIPGMAERSGLSTFSPSTSSPLQHLQSAGFLTGSRFSHQDSIESTMPFMSHSVSDPFSNHISQLSSSASKLSGFNNSLFDFANQGLSPSRTQPLPASPLVNAFSVSPSNTGSLSELQRLRDELSSSRAQLATWDERINQARAACAAWHLESEEAKRKASIAEQQRDDALMQVKALRVENEASSSNGTYIHTLKGIGELRSLSIATLKSIQSQLRQDLDEVEKVLYRVSARKCMVCEEQNRTVTLSPCNHYVVCSTCAPNQRECPYCQTLVVSTS; encoded by the exons ATGAAGTCCGACTCGAAACCTTTGTTGACAGCACAAGCGGAAAAGGCTAATCATTATAC ATACTTGAAGGAGTTTCGCGTTGAACAATGCCCGTTATTTATCCAACGAAAATGCACACAGCATCGGCCATTCACATGCTTCAACTGGCATTTTATGAATCAGCGGAGACGCAGACCGGTCAGAAAAAGGGACCGCACCTTTAATTATAGTGCTGATAATTATTGTACCAAGTATGACGAGACTACCGGCATATGTCCTGATGGAGACGA GTGTCCATTTCTTCATCGAACAGCCggagatacagagagacgtTATCATCTAAGATACTACAAGACTTGCATGTGCGTGCATGATACAGATACCCGCGGTTTTTGTGTTAAAAATGGGCCACATTGTGCATTTGCCCATGGTAATCACGACCTCCGTCCTCCAGTATACGACATCAAAGAGATTCAAGCTTTGGAGAATCCCGATTCAGATCCAAATTCATCATCAAATGGACCAAATATTTTGGATAAAGAACGAAACTTGATGAATGAAGATCCTAAATGGCAGGACACTAATTATGTTCTTAGCAATTATAAAACTGAGCCTTGCAAGAGACCACCGAGGCTCTGTCGACAGGGATATGCCTGCCCACAGTACCACAATAGCAAAGATAAACGACGAAGCCCCAGAAAATACAAATATCG CTCAACACCCTGCCCGAATGTAAAACATGGAGAGGAATGGGGTGAGCCAGGTAATTGCGAGCAGGGTGACGCTTGTACGTATTGCCATACTCGTACAGAGCAACAATTTCATCCAGAAATTTACAAATCAACCAAGTGTAATGATGTGCAGCAAGCTGGTTACTGCCCTCGTGGAGTTTTCTGCGCTTTCGCGCATGTTGACC TACTAAACAGTAGCCATCACTTTTCAAATACTAAAAATTCTGTGGAAATTGGTATATTGGAACATTGTTATGATTTGGCTGACGGAGCAGTGGTGTCAACAGAAGAAATGAGTCTTGCCCGGGATATGGCGGTGCCGTTAGATTGTGGTACCAATCTAGCAGATATTCTCAACAGTGCTCTCCCACCTGACAAAAGGTCAATGGAAAAGGATAAGCTGCAGAGCGATAGCAGT TTTCCACCATTGCAGAACGGCAGTGGAGAGGTTTCTGAGTCTGCTAGTACAAGTAGTCTTGGAAGTAATAGCTCCCACAGTAAAGCACCTGGAGCACAACTCCATAATTCCAGTTCAAATTCTGGTATGAATCTTTCATCGCAACCAAAGCTCAGTAATATGCTTTATAATCCTGGTTCCTTTTTGCAAATT AGTGAAATTCGAAAACAAATAATGACAATAGAGAATGATCCACTTCTGACAAAATCGGACAAGGCACAGCGCAAACAAAGTCTCTACATAGCCTACGGTCTTAACGGATCACTGGGAAATCATTCATTGACATCAACCGTATCTCCACTATCAACCAATTCATTTTATCCCAATGATACTGTAGAATCTGTTGTTGGTAATGCTTTGGACGAATTGCATTTGGATGATCCATTGAATCTAGTCGATTCAATTCATAGGGATTCAAATTCACCGATCAGTAATTCGATATCAGCTGGATTAGCCAGTTCGGGATTACTCGGAAGTTCAGCACCAGTTAATATACCTGGAATGGCTGAACGTTCGGGCCTTTCAACTTTTTCACCATCAACGTCAAGTCCATTACAGCATTTACAATCAGCCGGTTTTCTCACTGGATCGAGATTTTCACATCAGGATTCAATTGAATCGACAATGCCGTTTATGAGCCATTCAGTTTCAGATCCATTTAGCAATCATATCTCACAACTCAGCAGCTCAGCATCCAAATTGAGTGGCTTCAACAATAGTTTATTTGATTTTGCTAATCAGGGTCTTTCACCTTCACGCACACAACCACTACCAGCATCACCTCTTGTTAATGCATTCTCAGTGAGCCCTAGCAATACGGGATCGCTGTCGGAATTACAGAGATTGAGGGATGAATTATCGTCAAGTAGAGCACAACTTGCTACTTGGGATGAGCGAATAAATCAAGCACGTGCAGCTTGCGCTGCCTGGCATTTAGAGAGTGAGGAGGCTAAGAGAAAAGCTTCAATTGCTGAACAACAGAGAGACGATGCACTCATGCAAGTTAAAGCATTGAGAGTTGAGAATGAGGCGTCTAGTAGTAATGGAACGTATATTCATACGCTCAAAGGAATTGGAGAGCTGAGGAGTTTATCCATAGCCACTTTGAAATCTATTCAATCACAGTTACGACAAGATCTTGACGAAGTGGAGAAA GTGTTGTATAGGGTATCTGCAAGGAAATGCATGGTCTGTGAGGAACAAAATCGCACTGTCACATTGTCACCCTGTAATCACTATGTGGTATGCTCGACATGTGCGCCTAATCAACGTGAGTGCCCTTACTGCCAGACACTTGTTGTTTCAACAAGTTAG